The following proteins are encoded in a genomic region of alpha proteobacterium U9-1i:
- a CDS encoding ribosomal large subunit pseudouridine synthase D — translation MSEDELEETESGQLRAAVAPPETVGERVDVWLGKLWPDLSRSRVQGLIGAGKLTADGAPVTHAKEKTRAGARYELILPPPEPAAPLPEAIPLEIVFEDENLVVVNKAAGMAVHPAPGSMRGTLVNALLAHCGDSLSGIGGVARPGIVHRIDKDTTGLIVVAKNDATHSGLAKLFAKHDLERVYYAVTRGAPHERTGRIENRLVRSGEDRRKFVVARNPETEAGKMAISDYWTIESFGQLDGASAGHPAAALIECRLKTGRTHQIRAHLAHLGCPLIGDPLYGKQRALKAVGPHAVEADEAARGFPRQALHAAVLGFVHPITEQALRFEAPLPQDMQTLLGALRRL, via the coding sequence ATGTCCGAAGACGAACTTGAAGAAACCGAAAGCGGCCAATTGCGCGCCGCCGTCGCGCCACCGGAGACGGTGGGCGAGCGCGTGGACGTGTGGCTGGGCAAGCTCTGGCCCGACCTTTCACGTTCGCGCGTCCAAGGGCTCATCGGCGCAGGCAAATTGACCGCCGACGGCGCGCCGGTGACGCACGCGAAGGAGAAGACGCGCGCCGGGGCCCGCTACGAACTCATCCTCCCGCCGCCCGAACCAGCGGCGCCGCTGCCTGAAGCGATTCCGCTGGAGATCGTGTTCGAGGACGAAAACCTGGTTGTCGTGAACAAAGCAGCTGGGATGGCCGTGCACCCGGCGCCGGGCTCGATGCGCGGCACTTTGGTGAACGCCCTGCTGGCGCATTGCGGCGATAGCTTATCGGGCATCGGCGGCGTGGCGCGGCCGGGCATCGTCCATCGCATCGACAAAGACACGACCGGCCTCATCGTCGTCGCCAAGAACGACGCAACCCATAGCGGCCTCGCCAAATTGTTCGCCAAGCACGATTTGGAGCGTGTGTATTACGCCGTCACGCGCGGCGCCCCGCACGAACGTACCGGGCGGATCGAGAACCGATTGGTGCGCTCAGGCGAGGATCGGCGGAAATTCGTGGTCGCGCGCAATCCCGAAACCGAAGCCGGCAAGATGGCGATCAGCGATTATTGGACCATTGAAAGCTTCGGCCAGCTCGATGGCGCCAGCGCCGGCCATCCGGCGGCGGCGTTGATCGAATGCCGCCTGAAAACCGGCCGCACGCACCAAATTCGCGCGCATTTGGCCCATCTTGGCTGCCCGCTGATCGGCGATCCGCTTTACGGCAAGCAGCGCGCGCTGAAAGCGGTTGGCCCACACGCGGTTGAGGCGGACGAGGCCGCACGCGGCTTCCCGCGTCAGGCCCTTCACGCAGCCGTGTTGGGGTTTGTTCATCCGATTACCGAACAGGCGTTGCGGTTCGAAGCGCCGCTGCCGCAGGATATGCAGACATTGCTCGGCGCACTGCGCCGCCTGTGA
- a CDS encoding endonuclease/exonuclease/phosphatase family protein, with translation MRRILIGAIIVLALLGAWVGVFLMVNKNAVAQSADVRLDAGASDAVAGETLDIFNWNLGYGGLGAESDFIADGGTHMFPPSQRAVRANVAGIEEMLRSINDDVILFQELAHGGPVNYWVNLKQHVDDTLAGRNRVFFADFKTRLMPWPLRMEHGQAIYSRLAIENADVVPLPAEDSGIFGVRRRYASVVARLPMQNGPGWTIASVHLAAFDEDAAVRTRQLHEVLAWAQREYQSGRHVVIGGDWNFQIADTNFPHNTDERFLFWLFPFPQDALPEGWRIAADASIPSVRTNHKPYVAGENYVTTIDGFIVSPNVAVESVNGFDLGFAHTDHQPVHVRVRAIAPGATP, from the coding sequence ATGCGGCGTATTCTTATCGGCGCGATTATCGTGCTTGCGCTGCTTGGCGCGTGGGTCGGCGTATTTCTGATGGTGAACAAAAACGCAGTCGCTCAAAGCGCTGATGTGCGCCTCGACGCCGGCGCGAGCGACGCTGTCGCCGGCGAGACGCTCGACATTTTCAATTGGAACTTGGGGTATGGGGGCCTAGGCGCCGAGAGCGATTTCATCGCCGATGGCGGAACCCACATGTTCCCGCCCTCGCAACGCGCGGTTCGCGCCAACGTCGCCGGCATCGAGGAGATGCTCCGTTCAATAAACGATGACGTTATTCTGTTTCAGGAATTGGCCCACGGCGGCCCGGTGAACTACTGGGTGAACCTCAAGCAACACGTTGACGACACGCTCGCTGGGCGCAACCGCGTGTTTTTTGCGGACTTCAAAACGCGGCTGATGCCGTGGCCGCTGCGTATGGAGCACGGGCAGGCCATTTATTCGCGATTGGCCATCGAAAACGCCGATGTCGTGCCGCTGCCCGCGGAAGATTCCGGCATCTTCGGCGTGCGCCGGCGCTACGCGTCGGTGGTTGCGCGGTTGCCGATGCAGAATGGCCCCGGCTGGACCATCGCCAGCGTTCATCTGGCCGCATTCGATGAAGACGCCGCCGTGCGGACGCGGCAATTGCATGAGGTGCTCGCTTGGGCGCAGCGCGAGTATCAAAGCGGCCGCCACGTCGTCATCGGCGGGGATTGGAACTTCCAGATCGCCGATACGAATTTCCCACACAACACCGATGAGCGTTTCCTGTTCTGGCTCTTTCCGTTCCCGCAAGACGCTCTGCCGGAGGGCTGGCGGATCGCTGCCGATGCAAGCATCCCCAGCGTGCGCACCAATCACAAGCCGTATGTCGCCGGCGAGAATTACGTCACCACCATCGATGGCTTCATCGTGTCGCCCAACGTCGCGGTGGAAAGCGTCAACGGATTTGATCTGGGCTTTGCCCACACGGATCACCAACCTGTGCACGTGCGCGTGCGGGCCATTGCGCCGGGAGCCACGCCATGA
- a CDS encoding secreted alkaline phosphatase: protein MKANAKLTRRAALVAGASVAAACARGAETPPYEGGVQFLHGVASGDPQHDRVVIWTRVTPDAAGPVPVRWILSRNRELTDVVKTGIIDATEARDYTVKIDVTGLRAGAPYFYGFRAGQAESMIGKTKTLPRRSIEQVKVAVASCASYTHGFFNAYAALAQQTDLDAVIHLGDYIYEYGINGYGGAVGLRLGRVLQPEVECLSLADYRLRHAQAKREEELQAAHAIAPWIVVWDDHETANDLWSTGAENHSASEGAFAARKQAALQAYYEWMPIRDPERGRAFEAINRSFRFGDVMTLIMLETRLLARTQPLDYNTTFPIAMQRWDFANPAQPIALRDTEADTPAMRRLPAIFEVAGGEIRPVLDWRRAQNLVGNAQSLPQGFFLGPDMTALDALMNDPERQLMGQAQEQWLARELAASKNASVAWQVLGNQVLMSKIIAPDLSRTPPALAQALEALQPGVSRLLGFTRWPIPVTPDGWDGYAANRARVLDMIRNARANTLVLTGDSHAAWANEVQDRNGRAAVELGTTSITSASNASYFAQVGIDFADGLRLRNPHIKWTDQEHHGFLVVTLNNQEALAEYFVVSTVSSKEFETSRAAAFTIANTTEGAGEITPAG from the coding sequence ATGAAGGCCAACGCAAAACTCACGCGCCGCGCCGCTCTGGTGGCGGGCGCAAGCGTCGCAGCCGCCTGCGCGCGCGGCGCCGAGACGCCGCCTTATGAGGGCGGCGTGCAGTTCCTGCACGGCGTCGCTTCCGGTGACCCTCAGCACGATCGCGTGGTCATCTGGACGCGCGTGACGCCGGACGCCGCAGGCCCGGTGCCGGTGCGGTGGATCCTCTCGCGCAACCGGGAACTCACCGATGTCGTGAAAACTGGAATCATCGATGCCACGGAAGCGCGCGACTACACCGTGAAGATCGACGTCACGGGTCTCCGCGCGGGCGCGCCATATTTTTACGGCTTCCGCGCCGGACAAGCGGAAAGCATGATCGGCAAAACTAAGACGTTGCCGCGCCGCAGTATTGAGCAAGTGAAGGTCGCCGTCGCTTCCTGTGCATCTTATACGCACGGCTTCTTCAATGCTTACGCAGCGTTGGCGCAACAGACCGATCTCGACGCGGTGATCCACCTCGGTGACTACATTTACGAATACGGCATCAACGGTTATGGGGGCGCCGTCGGCCTGCGCTTGGGGCGCGTGCTCCAGCCCGAAGTCGAGTGCCTCTCGCTTGCGGATTATCGTCTCCGCCACGCGCAAGCCAAGCGCGAAGAGGAATTGCAAGCTGCGCACGCGATCGCGCCCTGGATCGTGGTTTGGGACGACCACGAGACCGCCAACGACCTCTGGTCAACCGGCGCGGAAAATCACAGCGCAAGCGAAGGCGCGTTCGCCGCGCGCAAGCAGGCCGCGCTGCAAGCGTATTACGAATGGATGCCAATCCGCGATCCCGAGCGGGGTCGCGCCTTCGAGGCGATCAACCGCAGCTTCCGTTTCGGCGATGTGATGACGCTCATCATGCTGGAGACGAGGCTGCTCGCGCGCACGCAGCCGCTCGACTACAACACGACATTCCCGATCGCGATGCAGCGTTGGGACTTCGCAAACCCCGCGCAACCCATCGCGTTGCGCGACACTGAGGCGGACACGCCGGCAATGCGCCGCCTGCCGGCGATCTTCGAAGTGGCGGGCGGCGAAATTCGGCCGGTGCTCGACTGGCGTCGCGCGCAGAACCTCGTGGGCAATGCGCAATCGTTGCCGCAGGGCTTCTTTCTCGGCCCAGACATGACGGCGCTGGACGCGCTGATGAACGACCCCGAGCGTCAATTGATGGGGCAGGCGCAGGAGCAATGGCTCGCGCGCGAACTGGCGGCGTCGAAGAACGCCAGCGTCGCGTGGCAGGTGCTCGGCAATCAGGTGCTGATGTCGAAAATCATCGCGCCTGATCTGTCGCGGACGCCTCCAGCGCTCGCGCAGGCGCTTGAAGCGCTCCAACCCGGCGTGTCACGTCTGCTTGGCTTCACACGCTGGCCGATCCCAGTGACGCCAGACGGCTGGGACGGTTACGCCGCGAACCGCGCCCGCGTGCTCGATATGATCCGCAACGCCCGCGCCAACACGCTGGTGCTGACCGGCGACAGCCACGCGGCCTGGGCCAATGAGGTGCAGGATCGCAATGGCCGCGCGGCCGTGGAACTCGGCACGACGTCGATCACATCAGCCAGCAATGCGAGCTATTTCGCGCAAGTCGGCATCGACTTCGCTGATGGCCTGCGGCTGCGCAACCCGCACATAAAATGGACTGATCAGGAGCATCATGGCTTCCTGGTGGTCACGCTAAACAATCAGGAAGCGCTTGCGGAATATTTCGTCGTCTCGACAGTCTCGTCGAAGGAGTTCGAAACCTCGCGCGCCGCCGCCTTCACGATCGCCAACACCACCGAAGGGGCGGGCGAGATCACGCCGGCTGGTTAG
- a CDS encoding sarcosine oxidase, with protein sequence MKVAVVGLGVAGLSICARLAIAGHDVSGFEQFELMHERGSSHGDTRIIRLTPGEDEIYQRLAKRAQPQWRTWEGLAGRPLIEWTGGVMAGPKGSPFMETCLRLAPPEATTLRGDVLHALTRGYLAMPREWDVLRQDDAGVIAADAVRAFLIRQAPRWGAHLYANTLVQAPIEGPILTINGETREFDAVIVAGGAWARTLLPEFAKRLEIKRRIVGWFATPEPRMLPILCADNEEGLYGMPAPRGHYKIGLHALGGAVDDPGDVRDPDDADADMLAEQIRRHFPKHDPKPLRMQRCLYTVTPDEHFLIAQSAAHERVLLFSACSGHGFKYAPVFGELAEEWLKGEPSAELDAFMRGMNAVSRLGALKT encoded by the coding sequence TTGAAGGTCGCCGTTGTCGGTTTGGGCGTTGCGGGCTTGAGCATCTGCGCGCGCCTGGCGATTGCCGGCCACGACGTTTCGGGCTTCGAACAATTTGAGTTGATGCACGAGCGTGGGTCGTCGCACGGCGACACGCGCATCATCCGCCTAACGCCCGGCGAAGACGAGATTTATCAGCGCCTCGCCAAACGCGCGCAGCCGCAATGGCGGACATGGGAAGGCTTGGCGGGGCGGCCGCTGATCGAATGGACGGGCGGCGTGATGGCGGGGCCAAAAGGCTCGCCGTTCATGGAGACGTGCCTGCGCCTCGCGCCGCCAGAAGCGACGACGTTGCGAGGTGATGTGCTGCACGCTCTGACTCGCGGCTATCTGGCGATGCCGCGCGAATGGGACGTGCTGCGCCAAGATGATGCCGGCGTGATCGCCGCCGATGCGGTGCGCGCCTTCCTGATCCGCCAGGCGCCGCGCTGGGGCGCCCATCTCTACGCCAACACGCTTGTGCAGGCGCCGATTGAGGGCCCAATTCTGACAATCAATGGCGAGACGCGCGAATTCGATGCAGTGATTGTCGCCGGCGGCGCGTGGGCGCGCACGCTGCTGCCGGAGTTCGCGAAACGGCTTGAAATCAAACGCCGGATCGTGGGTTGGTTTGCGACACCCGAGCCGCGCATGTTGCCAATCCTGTGCGCCGACAACGAAGAAGGCCTCTACGGCATGCCCGCTCCGCGTGGGCATTATAAGATTGGATTGCACGCGCTTGGCGGCGCCGTGGACGACCCCGGCGACGTGCGCGATCCTGACGATGCGGACGCGGACATGCTGGCTGAGCAAATCCGCCGGCATTTTCCGAAACACGATCCAAAGCCGTTACGCATGCAGCGTTGCCTCTACACGGTGACGCCGGACGAGCATTTCCTGATTGCGCAGAGCGCCGCGCACGAGCGTGTGCTCTTGTTTTCGGCGTGTTCAGGCCATGGCTTCAAGTACGCGCCGGTGTTCGGTGAACTGGCCGAGGAATGGCTGAAGGGCGAACCTTCCGCCGAGCTTGACGCGTTCATGCGCGGCATGAACGCGGTGTCGCGTCTGGGCGCGTTGAAGACCTAA
- a CDS encoding phosphoribosyl-AMP cyclohydrolase yields MSTIESSSTLTPRFDANGLIAAVAQDHATGEVLMLAWMNAEALKLTLETGQATYWSRSRNRLWRKGEESGHTQRVVEVRIDCDQDAVLLRVEQTGAACHTGARSCFYRSISKDGALSS; encoded by the coding sequence ATGTCCACGATCGAGAGCAGCTCCACCCTCACACCGCGCTTTGACGCCAATGGCCTGATCGCCGCGGTGGCGCAGGATCACGCCACGGGCGAGGTGCTGATGCTGGCGTGGATGAATGCGGAAGCGTTGAAGCTCACGCTGGAAACGGGGCAAGCGACGTATTGGTCGCGCTCACGCAACAGGCTCTGGCGCAAGGGCGAGGAAAGCGGCCACACGCAGCGTGTGGTCGAGGTGCGGATCGATTGCGATCAAGACGCGGTGCTGCTGCGCGTGGAGCAAACGGGCGCGGCCTGCCACACGGGCGCGCGGAGCTGTTTCTATCGCAGCATCTCGAAGGATGGCGCACTCAGTTCTTAG
- a CDS encoding GTP cyclohydrolase I type 1 gives MSEILKWRSPDEAEQKRPSREAAMEAVRTLIAWAGDDPEREGLLDTPQRVVDAYREWFRGYDLCPNEELSRTFEEVSGYDDMVMLKKIDVESHCEHHIAPFLGKAYVAYLPTDRVVGISKIARVVEIFAKRLQTQETMTAQVAHAIADALKPLGVAVLIDAEHQCMSTRGVHHKDVTTVTTSFTGAFKENVELRDRFLKLAGY, from the coding sequence ATGAGTGAAATTCTGAAGTGGCGCTCGCCTGATGAGGCCGAGCAGAAGCGACCTTCGCGCGAAGCGGCGATGGAGGCAGTGCGCACGCTGATCGCTTGGGCGGGGGACGATCCCGAACGCGAAGGCTTGCTGGATACGCCGCAGCGCGTCGTCGACGCGTATCGCGAATGGTTTCGCGGCTACGACCTCTGCCCGAACGAAGAGCTGTCTCGCACGTTCGAAGAAGTGTCGGGCTATGACGACATGGTCATGCTCAAGAAGATCGACGTGGAGAGCCATTGCGAGCACCACATCGCGCCGTTTCTGGGAAAGGCCTACGTCGCTTATCTGCCGACAGATCGCGTCGTCGGCATTTCCAAGATCGCGCGCGTCGTCGAAATCTTCGCCAAGCGCTTGCAGACTCAAGAGACGATGACCGCGCAGGTCGCGCACGCCATCGCCGACGCGCTGAAGCCTCTGGGCGTGGCGGTTTTGATCGACGCCGAGCATCAGTGCATGAGCACGCGCGGTGTCCACCACAAGGACGTCACCACGGTGACGACGAGCTTCACCGGCGCGTTCAAGGAAAACGTCGAATTGCGCGATCGCTTCTTGAAGCTGGCTGGGTACTGA
- a CDS encoding cysteinyl-tRNA synthetase, giving the protein MQISLTNTMTRRKEPFVPADPARVTMYVCGPTVYNHPHIGNARPPVVFDTLFRLLRHAYGEGAVIYARNFTDIDDRIIAAANKAGVPIEAITEKFANIYEDDMRALGVITPTLRPRATQHVGDMIAMIQKLIDIGAAYAVSSGVYFAVAKDDDYGKLSNRSQDDLKAGARVEGEDDKRGSSDFALWKTHKPGEPFWEAPFGNGRPGWHIECSAMIESQLGGTIDIHGGGLDLIFPHHENEIAQSETAHGHALARVWMHNGFLTMDATKMSKSLGNIVTVRELLDDGWQGETLRWALLSAHYRAPLDWSDDLMRQAQASLDRLYGALLRLKDVEPADVDAPRAFLDALADDLNTPEAIAEMFALATAANVAKKPAEQAEAKGRLMASAKLLGVLQDDPAQWFRASFGERAVEIDALVAERVAARAAKNYAESDRLRDALAERGVEVMDGPSGSTWRRKT; this is encoded by the coding sequence ATGCAAATCAGCCTGACCAACACCATGACGCGGCGCAAGGAGCCGTTTGTCCCCGCCGATCCGGCCCGGGTGACGATGTATGTGTGCGGGCCGACGGTCTACAATCACCCCCACATCGGCAACGCCCGCCCGCCTGTGGTGTTCGACACGCTGTTTCGGCTGCTGCGCCATGCCTATGGGGAAGGTGCGGTGATTTACGCGCGCAACTTCACCGACATCGACGATCGCATCATCGCCGCCGCCAACAAAGCTGGCGTGCCGATCGAAGCGATCACGGAGAAATTCGCCAACATCTACGAAGACGACATGCGCGCGCTCGGCGTCATCACGCCGACCTTGCGGCCGCGGGCGACCCAGCATGTCGGCGACATGATCGCCATGATCCAAAAGTTGATCGACATTGGTGCGGCGTACGCGGTGTCGAGCGGCGTCTATTTCGCGGTCGCCAAGGACGACGATTACGGCAAGCTCTCGAACCGGAGCCAGGACGATCTCAAAGCCGGCGCGCGCGTCGAGGGAGAGGACGACAAACGCGGCTCGTCTGATTTCGCACTCTGGAAAACCCACAAGCCTGGCGAGCCGTTCTGGGAAGCGCCGTTCGGCAATGGCCGCCCCGGCTGGCATATCGAATGCTCGGCCATGATTGAATCGCAGCTCGGCGGCACGATCGACATTCACGGCGGCGGCCTCGATCTCATCTTCCCCCACCACGAAAACGAAATCGCCCAAAGCGAAACCGCGCACGGCCACGCATTGGCGCGCGTCTGGATGCACAACGGCTTCCTGACGATGGACGCGACGAAGATGTCGAAATCCCTCGGCAACATCGTCACCGTCCGGGAATTGCTCGACGATGGCTGGCAAGGCGAGACGCTGCGGTGGGCGTTGCTCAGCGCGCATTACCGGGCGCCCCTCGATTGGAGCGACGATCTGATGCGCCAGGCGCAAGCGAGCTTGGATCGCCTCTACGGCGCATTGCTGCGGTTGAAGGACGTCGAACCCGCTGACGTAGACGCCCCGCGAGCTTTCCTCGACGCCCTTGCCGACGATCTCAACACGCCCGAAGCCATCGCCGAAATGTTCGCGTTGGCGACTGCCGCGAACGTCGCCAAGAAGCCGGCGGAACAGGCCGAAGCCAAAGGGCGCTTGATGGCGTCGGCGAAGCTCCTGGGCGTACTCCAGGATGATCCTGCGCAATGGTTCCGCGCTTCGTTCGGGGAACGAGCGGTAGAGATCGACGCGCTCGTCGCCGAACGCGTCGCCGCCCGCGCGGCCAAGAACTACGCCGAATCCGATCGCTTACGCGACGCGCTGGCTGAGCGCGGCGTTGAAGTCATGGACGGGCCGTCGGGCTCGACGTGGCGGCGCAAGACATAA
- a CDS encoding putative iron-sulfur cluster assembly scaffold protein for SUF system, SufE2, producing the protein MEELYHPRVLELAADTPHVGRLDAPHGAATKVSRVCGSVVSVELRLKDGVVSEIAVHPKACALGQASTSVLAQNAIGATPAEIRDAREALRAMLKDRAAPPTGRFWELRHLEAVRDFPPRHASTMLAFDAAVEALEKAQARVA; encoded by the coding sequence ATGGAAGAACTCTATCACCCTCGTGTGCTCGAACTGGCCGCCGACACGCCCCATGTCGGCCGGCTCGATGCGCCCCACGGCGCGGCCACGAAAGTGAGCCGGGTGTGCGGATCGGTGGTGAGCGTGGAGCTGAGGCTGAAGGACGGCGTGGTGAGCGAAATCGCGGTTCACCCAAAAGCCTGCGCCCTGGGACAGGCCAGCACCTCAGTGCTGGCGCAAAACGCCATCGGCGCAACGCCCGCGGAAATCCGCGACGCGCGTGAGGCCTTGCGCGCGATGTTGAAAGATCGCGCCGCCCCGCCAACCGGCCGGTTCTGGGAACTGCGCCACCTCGAAGCCGTCCGCGACTTTCCACCGCGCCACGCCAGCACAATGCTGGCTTTCGACGCTGCGGTAGAGGCGTTGGAAAAAGCGCAGGCTCGCGTGGCGTGA
- a CDS encoding difB protein, translated as MSASAPLKHADAKALRKAALAYPETIEDFPWGHSAFKVAGKKAFLFMGATDDGGFSCSMKLPFRNQEALKIKGAKPTEYGLGRSGWVTFAFSANAKPPLAKLMDYLDESWRAVAPKKLSAAHVPSGPAKRVKS; from the coding sequence GTGAGCGCTTCCGCGCCCCTCAAGCACGCTGACGCAAAAGCGCTGCGCAAGGCCGCGCTAGCGTACCCCGAGACGATTGAGGATTTTCCGTGGGGTCACTCGGCGTTCAAGGTCGCCGGCAAGAAAGCGTTCTTGTTCATGGGTGCGACGGATGACGGCGGCTTCTCCTGCTCGATGAAGCTGCCATTCCGCAACCAGGAGGCGCTGAAGATCAAAGGCGCCAAGCCCACCGAATACGGCCTCGGCCGTTCAGGTTGGGTGACGTTCGCGTTCAGCGCGAACGCCAAGCCCCCCTTGGCCAAGCTGATGGACTACCTGGACGAAAGCTGGCGCGCCGTGGCGCCAAAGAAGCTCTCCGCGGCTCATGTCCCGTCCGGGCCCGCAAAACGCGTCAAAAGCTAG